One window of Lagenorhynchus albirostris chromosome 16, mLagAlb1.1, whole genome shotgun sequence genomic DNA carries:
- the C16H10orf71 gene encoding cardiac-enriched FHL2-interacting protein, whose translation MQGSKKCTDGFSDSSSIGSVLDDADREVSSLTDRAFRSLCISEDASFHDSDLALSPDITRQVFGNFHQRTVSHTHRKSGIWSQLPSQGTEHAGWAATFQQLPKYVQGEEKYPKSSPPLTPAQRRLEVPVSGLRSSNKPVSKVSSLIKSFDRTESQRCDSRPPTSKPPALKNPPKFAPLPESGVNFCFDSAVLTVRRVPAEVSSAHKTSHQPGRKHGQQESPKNPEMARHGPNSFLPTPENAANSFESKFPSPAHRAATSETGRGQEWARKGTFLHSENSAFESWNAHQPRLPERKDAADTVTESKAPKRYEDTPLLREPPASEHKTSPCHLRAGCGQEENRLAAGTHSASGTWDSRDLGAQGFATEGKASSSQPEPPSKPTHVPWRKPKAGKGGKESLQDASEEKKQTSWRGPALHTKHNPQGQFPEKDALDTPVDPHEHYDPPFNISKLLTPVIPNKHVLESSNSQPAEVTPSPTGQLNGYQEKEPGECQSWDSYKSKAPSLLFNLKDVRKCVKSTYSPSPLLKGPDEKTRGKQESLSNGGLLPNGLEEGPPDELSKETPADAPSVSLTSTQKDPRADPGAASADNYLTLTSPSPNTKAPFCVNGEAGDRNSYEKDDASGESEMGGARPSWRPDSREHCPRKHLSLKLCSGDPEAGKAAETPKTSGLENGFLRSVSQDTEPEREARLQNPNFNQKFSPGPLSPEEEDVFYSDSQSDFMPGLKSKSKFSTSSSDQSFASFEDQQKTWFAESQQEERRNDVSVGDSQKDEKEKVMEEDELQYRTLSNGHACMEEHSKWESLQGEEESLPEGSPGKALREEANFRGTGIGGSKDTALSHAKDLTPSPCSTSNKHILFAIKDNTLRATPVIKPIMLPLLRSMSSDSLLGTGHKEEELPRPGWGRDAGLCARDSREMPSTLPPTSVQGTHLKGAACEDMEDRGWGPSAARSETSQAAPKGYVPFPPLTGEGQGLKPPQEAVHKVVVSNGKSSSIDQGKLGAPRCVPTIALPEGDLEDQPPLQKLGTRWEEQAQGFQSHFLSTPRAQPPGRRLVHGELAASPSASSLEENSACSPATSSIYDDAYQAPSEPSLLPGEPPRSSPWASSRPGRVAQREDLTHALTWEPGSDPQLESSAEDLRTLSPRGSLLDMTTSSAGLLEKPEPPSQLERAAGKPPAVPPKTEKALRRAKKLASKRRKTDQPQEKHGERREEKLHPEDSERRPPSPGERPPARFPVVRSLPPPVRRHSVSAFSEPIQRRPGGSQSLTPLSPYPATQKVLQDPQSGEYFVFDLPLQVKIKTFYDPETGKYVKVSIPSSEGGSPEPSPPDALAAPYVLYPGFRPLPVTALMPLRCSSQLSAPTFLRQRPHTNEAAGPRPQSAQDAGLQLASEPPSDPTQHSAGQCPEGRPQSPGEEVGDAPRLHIISTNDLEDFAMEGIS comes from the coding sequence ATGCAGGGGAGTAAGAAGTGCACGGACGGCTTCAGCGACTCCTCGAGCATTGGCAGCGTGCTGGACGATGCAGACAGGGAGGTGAGCAGCCTCACAGACCGGGCgttccggagcctgtgcatctCAGAGGACGCATCCTTCCATGACTCCGACCTGGCCCTGTCCCCGGATATCACTCGCCAAGTGTTCGGGAATTTTCACCAGAGAACGGTGAGCCATACCCATCGGAAAAGCGGCATTTGGAGCCAGTTACCATCCCAAGGCACGGAGCATGCCGGCTGGGCGGCCACGTTCCAACAGCTGCCCAAGTACGTTCAAGGGGAGGAGAAGTATCCCAAGAGCAGCCCCCCACTGACACCAGCCCAGAGGAGACTGGAGGTGCCCGTTTCTGGCCTGAGGAGCAGCAACAAGCCTGTTTCCAAAGTGTCGTCACTGATTAAATCTTTCGACAGGACTGAAAGCCAACGTTGTGACAGCAGGCCTCCTACCAGCAAGCCTCCAGCTCTCAAAAATCCCCCCAAATTTGCTCCTCTTCCAGAAAGCGGTGTCAACTTCTGCTTCGATTCTGCCGTTTTGACGGTCAGGAGGGTGCCTGCTGAAGTCTCCAGCGCCCATAAGACTAGCCACCAGCCCGGCAGGAAGCACGGACAGCAGGAGTCCCCCAAGAATCCTGAAATGGCCCGTCACGGCCCCAACAGCTTCCTCCCAACGCCCGAAAACGCAGCCAACTCATTTGAGTCAAAGTTCCCCTCTCCGGCCCACAGGGCAGCCACCAGCGAGACTGGAAGGGGCCAGGAGTGGGCTCGCAAAGGGACCTTTCTTCACAGTGAAAACAGTGCTTTTGAGTCATGGAACGCCCACCAACCCAGGCTGCCTGAGAGGAAGGACGCTGCTGACACTGTCACAGAAAGCAAGGCGCCCAAGCGTTATGAGGACACGCCCTTGTTAAGAGAGCCCCCGGCCTCTGAGCACAAAACCTCCCCCTGCCACCTCCGGGCCGGCTGCGGTCAGGAAGAGAACAGGCTGGCCGCAGGGACTCACTCCGCATCTGGAACCTGGGATTCTAGGGATCTGGGAGCCCAGGGATTTGCTACGGAGGGAAAAGCTTCCAGCTCACAGCCTGAGCCTCCATCGAAACCGACCCATGTCCCCTGGAGGAAACCAAAGGCTGGGAAGGGAGGTAAAGAAAGTCTGCAAGATGCTTCAGAAGAGAAGAAGCAGACCAGCTGGAGAGGCCCAGCCTTGCATACAAAGCACAATCCCCAGGGGCAGTTTCCAGAAAAGGATGCCCTCGACACGCCTGTGGACCCCCACGAGCATTACGATCCTCCTTTCAACATCAGTAAGCTTCTGACCCCTGTCATACCCAACAAGCACGTGCTGGAGTCCTCCAACAGCCAGCCAGCAGAGGTAACCCCATCACCCACAGGACAGCTAAACGGATACCAAGAGAAGGAGCCCGGTGAATGTCAGTCCTGGGACAGTTACAAATCCAAAGCCCCCAGCCTGCTGTTCAACCTCAAAGATGTGCGGAAGTGTGTGAAGAGCACGTACAGTCCCTCACCTCTCTTGAAAGGCCCTGATGAGAAAACCAGAGGCAAGCAAGAATCCCTGAGCAACGGCGGCCTCCTTCCCAACGGGCTCGAGGAAGGCCCTCCAGATGAGCTTTCTAAGGAGACACCAGCTGATGCCCCTTCTGTGTCACTCACCAGTACGCAGAAGGACCCCAGAGCTGACCCCGGTGCAGCCTCTGCAGACAACTACCTAACTCTCACCTCGCCATCACCTAACACCAAAGCGCCCTTCTGTGTCAATGGCGAGGCCGGCGACAGGAACAGCTATGAGAAGGACGATGCCAGTGGAGAATCGGAGATGGGAGGTGCCAGGCCCAGCTGGCGTCCAGACTCCAGGGAACACTGCCCCAGGAAACATCTGTCTCTGAAGCTTTGCAGTGGAGACCCTGAGGCAGGGAAGGCTGCGGAGACCCCAAAGACCTCCGGCCTAGAGAATGGATTCTTGAGATCCGTCTCTCAAGATACAGAACCCGAGAGAGAGGCAAGGCTTCAGAATCCAAACTTCAACCAGAAATTCTCCCCAGGGCCCCTTTCTCCCGAGGAGGAAGATGTGTTTTACAGTGACAGCCAGTCTGATTTTATGCCAGGCCTCAAAAGTAAGAGCAAATTCAGCACCAGCTCTTCAGATCAGTCCTTTGCCTCGTTCGAGGACCAGCAGAAGACGTGGTTTGCCGAGAGCcagcaggaagaaaggaggaatgaCGTGAGTGTAGGCGACAGTcagaaggatgagaaggagaaaGTGATGGAGGAAGATGAACTACAATACCGCACCTTGAGTAATGGGCACGCATGCATGGAGGAGCACAGCAAGTGGGAATCCTTGcaaggagaagaggaaagttTGCCAGAAGGTAGCCCTGGGAAGGCGTTGAGGGAGGAAGCTAATTTCAGAGGCACTGGCATTGGGGGAAGTAAGGATACAGCTCTTTCACATGCCAAAGACCTAACCCCTTCACCATGTTCCACTTCAAACAAGCACATACTCTTTGCAATTAAAGACAACACCCTCAGGGCCACCCCCGTGATAAAACCCATCATGCTGCCCCTCCTGAGATCCATGTCCTCAGATTCCCTGCTGGGCACTGGCCACAAAGAGGAGGAACTGCCAAGGCCGGGCTGGGGCAGGGATGCTGGTCTTTGTGCCCGCGACAGCCGGGAAATGCCCAGCACTCTGCCACCCACCAGCGTGCAAGGCACACACTTGAAGGGGGCGGCCTGTGAGGATATGGAGGACCGCGGGTGGGGTCCCAGTGCAGCCAGGTCAGAGACGTCCCAGGCAGCCCCAAAGGGGTATGTCCCATTTCCTCCACTCACGGGAGAGGGCCAAGGGTTGAAGCCACCCCAAGAGGCCGTACATAAAGTCGTGGTCAGCAATGGCAAGAGCAGTTCCATAGACCAGGGGAAGCTGGGTGCTCCAAGGTGCGTCCCCACGATTGCTTTGCCAGAAGGCGACCTGGAAGACCAGCCACCCCTACAGAAGCTTGGAACCCGTTGGGAAGAGCAGGCACAAGGCTTCCAAAGTCACTTTTTGTCTACACCCAGAGCACAGCCCCCGGGGAGAAGACTGGTCCACGGTGAGCTAGCAGCTTCCCCCAGCGCCAGCTCCCTGGAAGAGAACAGTGCATGCTCCCCTGCCACCAGCAGCATTTACGATGATGCTTACCAGGCCCCCAGTGAGCCCAGCCTGCTGCCAGGGGAGCCTCCCCGCAGCAGCCCCTGGGCCAGCTCCCGCCCTGGCAGGGTGGCGCAGAGGGAGGACCTGACACATGCCCTCACGTGGGAGCCCGGCTCCGACCCCCAACTGGAGTCATCAGCAGAAGACCTCAGGACACTTTCTCCAAGAGGCTCCTTGTTGGACATGACCACCAGCTCAGCTGGCCTCCTGGAGAAGCCAGAGCCTCCTTCTCAGCTGGAGAGGGCGGCTGGCAAGCCTCCAGCAGTACCACCCAAAACAGAGAAGGCCCTGCGGCGGGCCAAGAAGCTAGCTAGCAAGAGAAGAAAGACCGACCAGCCACAGGAAAAGCATGGCGAACGCCGGGAGGAAAAGCTGCACCCCGAGGACTCAGAGCGCAGGCCACCTTCCCCCGGAGAGAGGCCCCCAGCCAGGTTCCCCGTGGTCCGTTCCCTGCCCCCTCCCGTGCGCCGCCACTCAGTGTCTGCCTTCTCAGAGCCGATCCAGAGGCGGCCTGGGGGCTCCCAGTCCCTTACACCCCTGTCCCCTTACCCTGCCACCCAGAAGGTCCTCCAAGACCCCCAATCTGGAGAGTACTTTGTCTTCGATCTGCCGCTCCAGGTGAAAATCAAGACTTTCTATGACCCAGAGACGGGCAAATACGTCAAGGTCTCTATCCCATCCTCTGAGGGGGGTTCCCCTGAGCCAAGCCCGCCGGATGCCCTTGCTGCTCCCTACGTGCTGTACCCGGGCTTCCGGCCCCTGCCTGTGACAGCCTTGATGCCCCTGCGCTGCTCCTCTCAGCTCTCTGCCCCCACCTTCCTAAGGCAGCGCCCTCACACCAACGAGGCAgctggccccaggccccagagcGCCCAAGATGCTGGCCTTCAGCTGGCCTCTGAGCCTCCCAGTGACCCCACCCAGCACTCTGCAGGCCAGTGCCCCGAGGGGCGCCCCCAGAGcccaggggaggaggtgggagatgctCCAAGACTGCATATCATCTCCACTAACGACCTAGAGGACTTTGCCATGGAAGGCATTTCTTGA